The proteins below come from a single Esox lucius isolate fEsoLuc1 chromosome 7, fEsoLuc1.pri, whole genome shotgun sequence genomic window:
- the LOC105010898 gene encoding ubiquitin-conjugating enzyme E2 D2 (The RefSeq protein has 1 substitution compared to this genomic sequence) → MALKRIHKELNDLARDPPAQCSAGPVGDDMFHWQATIMGPNDSPYQGGVFFLTIHFPTDYPFKPPKVAFTTRIYHPNINSNGSICLDILRLQWSPALTISKVLLSICSLLCDPNPDDPLVPEIARIYKTDREKYNRIAREWTQKYAM, encoded by the exons ATGGCCCTGAAAAGAATTCATAAG GAGTTAAATGACTTGGCTCGGGACCCTCCTGCTCAGTGCTCCGCGGGACCGGTGGGGGATGACA tGTTTCACTGGCAGGCTACAATAATGGGACCT AATGACAGTCCCTACCAGGGCGGCGTGTTCTTCCTGACCATCCACTTCCCCACTGACTACCCTTTCAAACCGCCAAAG GTTGCATTTACCACACGAATCTACCACCCGAACATCAACAGCAATGGAAGCATCTGCTTGGACATCTTGAGGTCGCAGTGGTCACCAGCACTAACCATCTCTAAAG TCCTCTTGTCCATCTGCTCACTGCTCTGCGACCCGAACCCAGATGACCCGCTAGTGCCTGAGATCGCACGCATCTataagacagacagggaaaa ATACAACAGAATAGCCCGGGAATGGACACAGAAATATGCCATGTAG